The Triticum aestivum cultivar Chinese Spring chromosome 7B, IWGSC CS RefSeq v2.1, whole genome shotgun sequence genome window below encodes:
- the LOC100049050 gene encoding probable aminodeoxychorismate synthase, chloroplastic isoform X4 — protein MALKLSMLLKLYMDDLVKSNIMDATSLIVSHQVVRYHSLVIEASSLPEDLVSIAWTASPRMLSFLDSDKSDNTSFWGSLNNFSIADPSGRTNNREVPITINNATKPDGYKIVMGIKHSSMPHYGVQFHPESVATHYGRQIFQNFKRITTEFGSQSSLFQERKVHSIGKLESPQVNSADQCNYVPKGLSHTEGLEFGDSVRVHMLAERNSEKKHLRLRWKRIDNFLSRTGSSEDIFSELFGHQNAEDTFWLDSSSVDQNRARFSFMGGKGGPLWKQMTFHLSNQRANCRGTITIRDAHGSAVKNSLKDGFLEFLHKEIQSIKYDEEDFEGLPFDFHGGFVGYLGYGLKVECDASSNKAKSSTPDACFFFADNLVAIDHNNGDVYILSLYDEYSLSNGNGMHHNTTHTSWLLETEKKLLRMAAMSPGLPTYGKSLIGSSNVNKQSFVVEKSKDQYIKDVRSCLDYIRDGESYELCLTTRMRRGIEYINALQLYLKLRKQNPAPYAAWLNFSSENLSICCSSPERFLRLDQNAVLEAKPIKGTIARGRTPEEDECLRLQLKYSEKDQAENLMIVDLLRNDLGKVCEPGSVHVPRLMDVESYKSVHTMVSTIRGTKKPDLSPVDCIKAAFPGGSMTGAPKVRSMEILDALESSPRGIYSGSIGFFSYNRTFDLNIVIRTVVLHDGEASVGAGGAIVALSDPEAEYAEMMLKARTPTRVVEECSQQAAAHSSPDRSDSVRTTIS, from the exons ATGGCGCTAAAATTGTCCATGCTCCTGAAGCTATACATGGACGACTTAG TGAAATCGAACATAATGGATGCTACCTCTTTAATCGTATCCCATCAG GTAGTGCGCTACCATTCACTTGTAATAGAAGCAAGCTCGCTGCCTGAGGATCTTGTATCAATAGCATGGACTGCTTCTCCCAGAATGCTATCTTTCCTTGATAGCGATAAGTCTGACAACACTTCATTCTGGGGATCATTGAATAACTTTTCTATAGCAGATCCTTCAGGGCGCACTAACAATCGTGAAGTTCCAATTACCATAAACAATGCTACTAAGCCAGACGGCTACAAGATTGTCATGGGCATCAAGCATTCCAGCATGCCTCATTATGGAGTGCAG TTCCATCCAGAGAGTGTTGCTACTCATTATGGAAGACAGATTTTTCAGAACTTTAAGAGGATAACAACTGAATTTGGATCACAATCATCATTGTTTCAGGAAAGAAAGGTTCACAGTATTGGTAAACTGGAAAGCCCTCAA GTCAATTCTGCAGATCAATGCAATTATGTCCCCAAAGGCTTGTCGCACACTGAAGGACTAGAGTTTGGCGATTCTGTTCGGGTTCACATGCTTGCAGAGAGAAACAGCGAGAAAAAACATTTGCGGTTGAGATGGAAGAGAATTGATAACTTTCTCAGCCGCACAGGTAGCTCTGAAGACATTTTCTCAGAGCTTTTTGGTCATCAAAATGCTGAAGATACATTTTGGCTGGATAGCTCATCAGTTGATCAG AACAGGGCACGCTTTTCATTTATGGGTGGTAAGGGTGGACCTCTGTGGAAGCAAATGACATTTCACCTCTCCAATCAAAG AGCCAACTGTCGAGGAACCATTACTATTCGAGATGCTCATGGATCTGCTGTGAAAAACTCTCTCAAAGATGGCTTCTTGGAATTCCTTCACAAG GAGATTCAGTCCATTAAATACGATGAAGAGGATTTTGAAGGGCTGCCATTTGACTTCCATGGTGGATTTGTTGGATATCTAGG GTATGGTCTTAAGGTTGAATGTGATGCATCATCTAACAAAGCTAAATCAAGTACTCCTGATGCGTGCTTCTTCTTTGCTGATAACCTCGTGGCGATCGATCACAACAATGGTGATGTATATATTCTGTCATTATATGACGAATATTCTTTAAGTAATGGAAATGGGATGCACCATAATACGACACACACTTCATGGTTGCTGGAGACTGAGAAGAAGCTTCTCAGGATGGCTGCTATGTCACCAGGACTACCGACTTATGGAAAGTCACTTATTGGATCATCCAATGTGAATAAGCAAAGTTTTGTCGTAGAAAAATCAAAGGATCAATACATTAAGGATGTTCGAAGTTGCCTGGATTATATCAGAGACGGAGAAAGTTACGAGTTATGCCTGACCACTCGGATGAGGAGAGGGATAGAGTATATAAATGCTCTTCAACTGTACCTTAAATTGAGAAAGCAAAATCCAGCTCCCTATGCAGCCTGGCTTAACTTCTCCTCAGAAAACCTGAGTATATGCTGCTCTTCTCCTGAACGGTTTCTGCGGCTAGATCAAAATGCAGTTCTGGAGGCAAAACCAATCAAAGGCACTATAGCACGTGGCAGAACACCCGAGGAAGATGAATGCCTACGTTTGCAACTGAAATACAG TGAAAAGGATCAGGCTGAAAACTTGATGATTGTTGATCTCTTAAGAAACGACCTGGGCAAGGTCTGTGAGCCCGGAAGCGTGCACGTTCCTCGCCTCATGGATGTCGAGTCATACAAGTCAGTCCACACCATGGTGAGCACCATCCGCGGGACAAAGAAGCCTGACCTAAGCCCCGTCGACTGCATCAAAGCCGCCTTTCCAGGAGGTTCGATGACGGGCGCCCCAAAGGTGAGGTCGATGGAGATCCTCGACGCACTCGAGAGCAGCCCGAGGGGCATCTACTCAGGGTCGATCGGGTTCTTCTCGTACAACCGCACGTTCGACTTGAACATCGTGATCAGGACGGTGGTGCTGCACGATGGGGAGGCCTCGGTGGGGGCGGGCGGGGCGATCGTGGCTCTGTCGGACCCTGAGGCGGAGTATGCTGAGATGATGCTCAAGGCTAGGACACCGACGAGGGTTGTCGAGGAGTGCAGCCAACAGGCCGCGGCGCACAGCAGTCCGGACCGATCGGATTCGGTGCGGACGACTATAAGTTAG